A genomic segment from Gracilinanus agilis isolate LMUSP501 chromosome 1, AgileGrace, whole genome shotgun sequence encodes:
- the LOC123231234 gene encoding LOW QUALITY PROTEIN: nucleoporin NUP35-like (The sequence of the model RefSeq protein was modified relative to this genomic sequence to represent the inferred CDS: substituted 1 base at 1 genomic stop codon), which produces MATFSVEPQPPPTGAEPMMLGSPTSPKPGVNAHFLPGLLMGDLTAPGTPQPXSFSRPSVGIMEMRSPLLAGGSPPQPVVPSHKDKSGAPPVRSIYDDISSPGLGSTPLSSRRQSNISVMQSPLVGVMPVSPGTGPGVFSPANIGQPRKTALSPAQVDPFYSQGDSLTSDDHLDDTWVTAFGFPQASASYILLQFAQYGNILKHMMSNTGNWMHICYQSKLQAWKALSKDGRNFGESIMIEVKPCIDKSIMESSDRCTVYSPGSAFTPPIKTLGTPVQPLSTPRTSTMRPLTTAYKASTSDYQVVSDSQTPRKDESLVSKAMEYMFGW; this is translated from the coding sequence ATGGCTACCTTCTCTGTGGAGCCCCAACCACCTCCAACAGGAGCTGAACCAATGATGTTGGGTTCACCTACTTCCCCAAAGCCAGGAGTGAATGCACATTTCTTACCTGGCTTGTTAATGGGAGATTTGACAGCTCCAGGGACTCCCCAACCTTGATCTTTCAGTCGCCCTTCTGTTGGGATTATGGAAATGAGGTCACCTTTACTTGCAGGTGGATCTCCACCTCAACCAGTTGTACCATCTCATAAAGATAAAAGTGGAGCACCACCAGTTAGAAGTATCTATGATGATATTTCCAGCCCAGGACTTGGATCAACACCTTTATCTTCAAGAAGACAGTCCAACATTTCAGTAATGCAGAGTCCCTTGGTTGGAGTTATGCCAGTTTCCCCAGGAACAGGTCCAGGAGTGTTCAGTCCAGCAAATATTGGTCAGCCACGAAAGACTGCTCTGTCTCCTGCTCAGGTGGATCCCTTTTATTCTCAAGGAGATTCTCTGACTTCAGATGATCATCTTGATGACACTTGGGTAACTGCATTTGGATTTCCTCAAGCATCTGCTTCTTATATACTCCTACAGTTTGCACAGTATGGAAACATATTAAAACATATGATGTCTAACACAGGGAATTGGATGCATATTTGTTATCAATCCAAACTTCAGGCCTGGAAAGCCTTAAGCAAAGATGGGAGAAATTTTGGAGAGTCCATAATGATTGAAGTAAAGCCTTGTATAGATAAAAGCATTATGGAAAGCTCTGATAGATGCACTGTATATTCTCCAGGATCAGCCTTCACACCACCAATCAAAACTTTAGGCACACCAGTACAACCTTTAAGCACTCCTAGAACTTCTACCATGAGACCTCTTACTACCGCTTATAAAGCCTCTACTAGTGACTATCAGGTTGTTTCTGACAGTCAAACTCCGAGAAAAGATGAAAGTCTTGTATCTAAAGCAATGGAATATATGTTTGGTTGGTAG